In Polaribacter sp. L3A8, a genomic segment contains:
- a CDS encoding hybrid sensor histidine kinase/response regulator transcription factor, which yields MLKYLKLTKFLIFIICSFNYCFSQQISNFKFVEIKEGITKRAVTTIKQDKEGFLWFGTNGAGLYRYDGISYKWYEYHWDNYNSINSGFINAIFEDSNDNLWITTDEGLNLYNKEFDSFKRIDLNSAFPASENYTIQIKSVAEVNAEELILGTYGHGLFLFNKFTYKSKKIPFTKPHHNGFLVNSIIKYQEKDFFIGTSEGLYQFNFLPKENKTTIKQLISNQLIESQFIDSNDNLWIGTQKNGLLKIDLKKPQKTVSIYNITDKRILSITEFENTIICGTENEGLIIVNKNGKILKQYLHNKFDDTSLKSNSVWSLLVDKEQRIWLGFYNQGVSVIDKLYTKFNTIECLNNNTNSLQSSSVTGIKEDKQHRLWITTDGGGIDVFNKENGKFIHINNKEPSKYGKILSNDVTAIHIDKKDQVWLGAWTSGLTKINIKTKQNINYSTQNSNLKSDRVLSIQEDSKGKIWIGTFLKGLHYLDPKTNTITHCNTQPFLDWNLNDEDIRRVFVDKDDDVWLGTLNGLFQVKQLKDNKFQVISLRDKMSVKLRNHTSTHRILSIYQSNDKLIWIGTDGGGLFSYNKTTKKFIWYNKIDGFNELYVSSIIESNNNNIWVAGTGGITKLDRKNNTAFNITKDDGLLANDFNYNAVFKNSQGKLYFGNYLGVNYFNPDKLKKNTTEPKLFFTDFKLFNKSVKPSDQNSPLSKSITYTKKIVLNSSQSVFTIDYIGLNYTRPEKNKYAYFMEGVDPEWNFVGNAKNATYTNLSPGNYTFNVKAANNDGVWNKTPLKLYIKILPPWYASNFAYFLYFLVFLALMFLTNWLLQERFKEKQAVEFERDKRIQEEKLNDKKLQFFTNISHEFRTPLTLILNPLQDLIKDKNLNLPSPAKEKLHIVQKNADRLNRLINELMDFRKLKFNKISLQSKNIEIVSFVKDLVSHFKQEASHRKIDLVFTSNEDLFSSYIDKEMIEKVLFNIISNAFKVTPNKGKIIISAQKTKKLVYLELFNEIKKVEAFEIVVQDTGAGLNKKELTKIFERFYQLNKLNKGYYGSTGIGLEVVKDFIEIHKGKIDVSSKVNEGTQFKVTLPLITEHLEDTEEVKNEELTENINDNQNNIIPENEIVKTQESDNKSYTILIVEDNIELSNYLKSSLSPFYKIITASNGKIGLEKAISKLPDIILTDLVMPEMDGIALCKAVKTNIKTSHIPLLMLTAKSMIEDKIKGIDSGADAYISKPFNMEILKSTLCQLLSSRQIMFNKFYTGVSNKTQEKTTSLDNKFIQKLLKYIENHIDDADLSAELLAKQMFLSRSQLYRKLKTLTGTSVNEFIRNVRLEKAKQLLESKQFSISEITFKVGFSSPSYFTKCFKKRFEKLPTEV from the coding sequence ATGCTTAAATATTTAAAATTAACAAAGTTTTTAATTTTTATTATTTGCTCTTTTAATTATTGTTTTTCTCAACAAATTTCTAATTTTAAATTTGTAGAAATAAAAGAAGGCATTACTAAACGAGCTGTAACAACAATAAAGCAAGATAAAGAAGGTTTTTTATGGTTTGGTACTAACGGAGCTGGTTTATATCGTTATGACGGTATTTCTTATAAATGGTATGAATACCATTGGGATAATTATAATTCCATAAATAGTGGATTTATCAACGCTATTTTTGAAGATAGTAATGATAATTTATGGATAACTACAGATGAAGGTCTTAATTTATACAATAAAGAATTTGATTCTTTTAAAAGAATAGACTTAAACAGTGCTTTTCCTGCATCAGAAAACTACACTATTCAAATTAAATCTGTTGCAGAGGTAAATGCAGAAGAACTTATTCTTGGTACTTATGGGCATGGTTTATTTCTCTTTAATAAATTTACCTATAAATCAAAAAAAATCCCTTTTACAAAACCACACCATAATGGTTTTTTAGTGAATTCAATAATTAAATACCAAGAAAAAGATTTTTTTATAGGTACTTCAGAAGGTCTTTATCAATTTAATTTTTTACCTAAAGAAAATAAAACAACAATAAAACAACTAATTAGCAATCAACTAATAGAATCTCAATTTATTGATAGTAATGATAACTTGTGGATTGGAACTCAAAAAAATGGCCTATTAAAAATAGATTTAAAAAAACCTCAAAAAACAGTTTCTATATACAATATTACAGATAAACGAATATTATCAATCACAGAATTCGAAAACACAATAATTTGTGGAACAGAAAACGAAGGTTTAATTATAGTAAATAAAAATGGTAAAATTCTTAAACAATACCTCCATAATAAATTTGATGATACTAGTTTAAAATCAAATTCAGTTTGGTCGTTGTTAGTTGATAAAGAACAAAGAATTTGGTTAGGTTTTTATAATCAAGGTGTTTCTGTAATCGATAAATTATATACTAAATTTAATACAATAGAGTGTTTAAATAACAATACAAATTCTTTACAATCTAGTTCTGTTACAGGTATTAAAGAAGATAAACAACATAGACTGTGGATTACCACAGATGGCGGTGGTATTGATGTTTTTAACAAAGAGAATGGAAAATTTATTCATATAAACAACAAAGAGCCCTCTAAGTATGGCAAAATTTTAAGCAATGATGTTACCGCCATTCATATAGATAAAAAAGACCAAGTGTGGTTAGGTGCTTGGACCAGTGGTTTAACCAAGATTAATATAAAAACCAAACAAAACATAAATTATTCTACCCAAAATAGTAATCTAAAATCAGATAGAGTTTTAAGTATACAAGAAGATTCTAAAGGTAAAATTTGGATTGGTACTTTTTTAAAAGGGCTGCATTATTTAGATCCAAAAACCAATACAATTACACACTGTAATACCCAACCTTTTTTAGATTGGAATTTAAATGATGAAGATATACGTAGAGTTTTTGTAGACAAAGATGATGATGTATGGCTTGGAACCCTAAACGGATTATTTCAAGTTAAACAACTTAAAGATAACAAATTTCAAGTAATTTCTTTACGAGATAAAATGTCTGTTAAGCTTAGAAACCATACAAGTACACACAGAATTCTATCTATTTATCAATCTAATGACAAACTTATCTGGATAGGAACCGATGGCGGAGGCTTATTTAGTTACAATAAAACCACAAAAAAATTTATTTGGTATAATAAAATAGACGGTTTTAACGAACTATACGTAAGCTCTATCATAGAAAGTAATAATAATAATATTTGGGTTGCGGGTACTGGCGGAATTACAAAATTAGACAGAAAAAACAATACCGCCTTTAATATTACTAAAGATGACGGTTTGTTAGCAAATGATTTTAATTATAATGCAGTCTTTAAAAATAGCCAAGGTAAACTCTACTTTGGTAATTATTTGGGAGTAAATTATTTTAATCCAGATAAATTAAAAAAGAATACAACAGAACCTAAATTATTTTTTACTGATTTTAAATTATTTAATAAATCGGTTAAACCAAGTGATCAAAACTCTCCCCTATCAAAATCTATCACCTACACAAAAAAAATAGTATTAAATAGTAGTCAATCTGTATTTACCATAGATTATATAGGTTTAAATTATACACGACCAGAAAAAAATAAATATGCCTATTTTATGGAAGGCGTAGATCCTGAATGGAATTTTGTAGGTAATGCTAAAAATGCTACCTATACTAATTTATCTCCCGGCAACTATACTTTTAACGTAAAAGCGGCCAATAATGATGGTGTGTGGAACAAAACACCTCTAAAACTTTATATTAAAATATTACCACCTTGGTACGCTAGTAACTTTGCTTATTTTTTATACTTTTTAGTATTTTTAGCTTTGATGTTTTTAACAAACTGGCTGCTACAAGAGCGTTTTAAAGAAAAACAAGCCGTTGAATTTGAACGAGATAAAAGAATTCAAGAAGAAAAGTTAAACGATAAGAAATTGCAATTTTTTACAAATATTTCTCATGAATTTAGAACACCATTAACCCTAATATTAAATCCTTTACAAGATCTAATAAAAGATAAAAATCTTAATTTACCTAGTCCAGCAAAAGAAAAACTACATATTGTTCAAAAAAATGCAGATAGATTAAATAGATTAATTAATGAACTGATGGATTTTAGAAAACTAAAATTTAATAAAATTAGTTTACAATCTAAAAATATAGAAATAGTAAGTTTTGTTAAAGATTTAGTTAGCCATTTTAAGCAAGAAGCTTCTCATAGAAAAATAGATTTAGTGTTTACTTCTAACGAAGATCTTTTTTCATCATACATAGATAAAGAAATGATAGAAAAAGTTTTGTTTAATATTATATCTAATGCTTTTAAAGTAACTCCTAATAAAGGAAAAATTATTATTTCCGCTCAAAAAACAAAAAAACTTGTTTACTTAGAACTATTTAATGAAATTAAAAAAGTAGAAGCCTTTGAAATTGTAGTGCAAGACACAGGAGCAGGATTAAATAAAAAAGAACTCACAAAAATATTTGAACGCTTTTATCAACTAAATAAATTAAATAAAGGTTACTACGGTAGTACTGGTATTGGTTTAGAGGTAGTTAAAGATTTTATTGAAATACATAAAGGAAAAATAGACGTAAGTAGTAAAGTTAATGAAGGCACACAGTTTAAAGTTACTCTGCCCTTAATAACAGAACATTTAGAAGATACAGAAGAAGTAAAAAATGAGGAACTCACTGAAAACATTAATGATAATCAAAACAATATTATCCCAGAAAATGAAATTGTAAAAACACAAGAATCTGATAATAAATCTTATACAATTTTAATTGTTGAAGATAATATTGAATTATCTAACTATTTAAAATCATCATTGAGTCCTTTTTATAAAATAATAACAGCTTCAAATGGTAAAATAGGTTTAGAAAAAGCAATTTCTAAATTACCAGATATAATTTTAACAGACCTTGTAATGCCAGAAATGGATGGAATTGCTTTATGTAAAGCCGTTAAAACAAACATAAAAACAAGTCATATTCCGTTACTAATGCTTACTGCAAAGTCTATGATCGAAGACAAAATAAAAGGAATAGATTCTGGTGCAGATGCATATATTAGCAAACCATTTAATATGGAAATCTTAAAATCTACTTTATGTCAGTTACTATCTAGTAGACAAATAATGTTTAATAAGTTTTATACAGGTGTATCTAATAAGACACAAGAAAAAACAACATCTTTAGACAATAAGTTTATACAAAAACTATTAAAATACATAGAAAACCATATAGACGATGCAGATTTAAGTGCAGAATTACTTGCAAAACAAATGTTTTTAAGTAGAAGTCAACTCTATAGAAAATTAAAAACACTTACAGGTACATCTGTAAATGAATTTATTAGAAATGTACGCTTAGAAAAAGCAAAACAATTACTAGAGTCTAAACAATTTTCAATTAGTGAAATTACCTTTAAAGTTGGCTTTTCTTCTCCTTCTTATTTTACCAAATGTTTTAAAAAACGATTTGAAAAATTACCAACTGAAGTTTAG
- a CDS encoding SusC/RagA family TonB-linked outer membrane protein: MILLSGSVIFGQTVTGKVGTKGEPLPGASILVKGSNNGAITDFDGNYTLKNVSSTATLIVTYIGYKTQEVNVNGKTILNFSLTEDAEALNEIVIIGYGSVRKSDLTGAISTVKSDAFKDQPFTGADQALQGKVAGVTVMQNSGAPGGGVSVRVRGITSLTGNNEPLYVIDGVPVEADSNNDSFSFSSLGGGNGQTKVSALSNINPSDIESMQVLKDASATAIYGSRASNGVVLITTKKGKDGKSTISYESYIGFQSTPTYLDLMNLQEYAEFYKEIAAVRGQSVPLELQNPALLGSGTNWQKEIFRSAPIMNHQISVNGGNEKTKFYTSINYFEQDGIVINSDFNRVSMRLNVDHKVNDWFKVGNNLTFSKSREHITFNDDESGVISSAVRQSPVIPVKYSDGNWGGPTDVSGVGNGRNPVAWSEIRNNQLDRFKINGNLFGELTLKKDLTFRTELGYDYNTSKVAVFNPTYEMGTEINTVATSAKSNSDSFYWIFKNYLNYNKSLGLHSINAMIGQEAQESKWENVSLSRRNFLTNDVTTINLGDAETARNDNSKGTWSLMSYFGRLNYAFDGKYLLTATMRADASSNFGSNNKWGYFPSFSAAWVLSKEKFMETTNDIISLAKIRIGYGEVGNQNIGGYKYGAALRNVNTAYGTGFTQLNIANPDVKWESTKSTNLGLELGFIDNRISLDVDLYKKTSADFLFQEPLPSYLGAYNVASYLGLQPPFVNLGEMENKGIDIKLTTRNIAKENFNWTSSFVFSKYKNKLVSLSNDNSAIFQTIEFNNTITKTAVGQPVGLYYGYVSDGLFQTEEELYASPSQGDINKDTGIWLGDIKWKDINEDGKIDDADKTFIGNPHPDFTFSISNNLNYKNWDLSISMNGSYGNDVYNWTRKLTEGMLELNGNQSKVIKNRFIEGVNTNTTTPRFVFGDPNGNAGVSDRFIEDGSYLRIQNLTLGYTIPSNLLTNQNLISKVRLYTTIQNLYTFTNYSGYDPEIGAYNQNSMMMGIDNGRYPIPRTYMLGVKVEF; the protein is encoded by the coding sequence ATGATATTATTATCTGGAAGCGTAATCTTTGGTCAAACTGTAACAGGTAAAGTTGGTACTAAAGGAGAACCCTTACCTGGTGCTAGTATTTTAGTAAAAGGAAGCAATAACGGAGCAATAACGGATTTTGACGGAAATTATACATTAAAAAATGTTTCTTCTACAGCAACGTTAATCGTTACTTACATAGGTTATAAAACTCAAGAAGTAAATGTAAATGGTAAAACAATACTAAACTTTAGTTTAACAGAAGATGCAGAAGCTTTAAATGAAATAGTAATTATTGGTTATGGTTCTGTAAGGAAAAGTGATTTAACAGGTGCTATTTCAACCGTAAAATCAGACGCATTTAAAGATCAACCTTTTACAGGAGCAGATCAAGCCCTGCAAGGTAAAGTTGCCGGGGTAACAGTAATGCAAAATTCTGGTGCTCCAGGTGGAGGTGTTTCTGTTAGGGTACGTGGTATAACCTCTTTAACAGGTAATAATGAACCTTTATACGTAATAGATGGCGTACCTGTAGAAGCAGACTCTAATAATGATTCTTTTTCTTTCTCTTCTTTAGGAGGTGGTAATGGGCAAACTAAAGTAAGTGCATTATCAAACATAAATCCTTCAGATATAGAATCTATGCAAGTTTTAAAAGACGCTTCTGCAACTGCAATTTACGGTTCTAGAGCATCTAATGGTGTTGTTTTAATTACAACAAAAAAAGGTAAAGATGGTAAATCAACCATAAGTTATGAGTCTTATATTGGTTTTCAAAGTACTCCTACTTATTTAGATTTAATGAATCTACAAGAATATGCTGAGTTCTATAAAGAAATTGCAGCGGTTCGTGGACAGTCTGTTCCTTTAGAATTGCAAAACCCTGCTTTATTAGGGAGTGGTACAAATTGGCAAAAAGAAATTTTTAGATCTGCACCAATTATGAATCATCAAATATCTGTTAATGGTGGTAATGAAAAAACAAAATTTTATACATCTATCAACTACTTTGAGCAAGATGGTATTGTTATAAATTCTGATTTTAATAGAGTTTCTATGCGTTTAAATGTAGACCATAAAGTAAATGACTGGTTTAAAGTTGGTAACAACCTTACGTTTAGTAAATCTAGAGAACATATTACTTTTAATGATGATGAAAGTGGTGTAATTAGTAGTGCTGTTAGGCAATCGCCTGTAATACCTGTTAAATATTCCGATGGAAATTGGGGTGGTCCTACAGATGTTTCTGGTGTTGGTAATGGTAGAAATCCTGTTGCATGGTCAGAAATTAGAAACAATCAATTAGACCGTTTTAAAATTAATGGTAATTTGTTTGGAGAACTTACTTTAAAAAAAGATTTAACCTTTAGAACAGAATTAGGTTACGATTATAATACAAGTAAAGTAGCTGTATTTAATCCTACTTACGAAATGGGAACCGAAATTAATACGGTTGCTACTTCTGCTAAATCTAATTCAGATAGTTTTTATTGGATCTTTAAAAATTATTTAAACTACAATAAAAGTTTAGGACTGCATTCTATTAATGCAATGATTGGGCAAGAAGCACAAGAATCTAAATGGGAAAATGTTAGTTTAAGCAGAAGAAACTTTTTAACAAATGATGTTACTACTATTAATTTAGGAGATGCAGAAACTGCTAGAAATGATAACTCTAAAGGTACCTGGAGTTTAATGTCTTATTTTGGACGTTTAAATTATGCTTTTGATGGTAAATATTTACTAACAGCTACAATGCGTGCCGATGCTTCATCTAACTTTGGTAGCAATAATAAATGGGGCTACTTCCCTTCTTTCTCTGCCGCTTGGGTGTTAAGTAAAGAGAAATTTATGGAAACTACAAATGACATCATCAGTTTAGCTAAAATTAGAATTGGTTATGGTGAGGTAGGAAACCAAAATATTGGAGGTTATAAATATGGTGCTGCATTAAGAAATGTTAATACAGCTTATGGTACCGGTTTTACCCAATTAAATATTGCAAACCCAGATGTAAAATGGGAGTCTACAAAATCTACAAACCTTGGTTTAGAACTAGGTTTTATAGACAACCGTATTTCTTTAGATGTTGATTTATACAAAAAAACATCTGCAGATTTCTTATTTCAAGAGCCTTTACCTAGTTATTTAGGTGCTTATAATGTTGCTAGCTATTTAGGCCTACAACCTCCATTTGTTAATTTAGGTGAAATGGAAAACAAAGGAATCGATATTAAATTAACTACTAGAAACATTGCTAAAGAAAACTTTAATTGGACTTCTTCTTTTGTATTCTCTAAATACAAAAACAAATTAGTTTCATTATCTAATGATAATTCAGCAATATTTCAAACTATAGAATTTAACAACACAATAACCAAAACAGCTGTTGGTCAACCAGTAGGTCTTTATTATGGTTATGTTTCTGACGGATTATTTCAAACAGAAGAAGAATTATACGCAAGTCCATCTCAAGGAGATATTAATAAAGACACAGGTATTTGGTTAGGTGATATTAAATGGAAAGATATAAATGAAGATGGTAAAATTGATGATGCTGATAAAACCTTTATCGGAAATCCTCATCCAGATTTTACATTTAGTATTTCTAATAATTTAAACTATAAAAATTGGGATTTAAGTATTTCTATGAATGGTTCTTACGGAAACGATGTTTATAACTGGACTCGTAAATTAACTGAAGGAATGCTAGAGTTAAACGGAAATCAATCTAAAGTTATAAAAAACAGATTTATAGAAGGTGTAAATACAAATACCACCACACCTAGATTTGTGTTTGGAGATCCTAACGGAAATGCAGGCGTTTCTGATAGATTTATTGAAGATGGTTCTTATTTAAGAATTCAAAACCTAACATTAGGGTACACAATACCTTCTAATTTACTAACTAATCAAAACTTAATAAGTAAAGTAAGACTTTATACAACCATTCAAAATTTATACACTTTTACAAACTACTCTGGGTACGATCCAGAAATTGGTGCATATAACCAAAATTCTATGATGATGGGTATAGACAATGGTAGGTATCCTATTCCTAGAACATACATGCTTGGAGTAAAAGTTGAATTTTAA
- a CDS encoding RagB/SusD family nutrient uptake outer membrane protein: MKLNKIILLFTLLFAISCSQDFVEQSPEDAITVDNFFNTDQQVLSSGSPLYGYPWFYFNEKFLITIGDLYAGNAIGSYSDLAQFENFTVNGSNQFSNEGWDSLYNVIANANVLIHNLETKVGSNVSQEVINKVMGEAYFMRATAYFYLARIWGPVPIIYSVDQINSKEPIYKNKTEDIYTFLIKDYEKANSLLPTTWDANNAGRVTKSACDGMLAKVYITMGDYAKANNYSTKVINSGLYNLLPNYQDLFNPVFNNNAESIFALQWVACGDWGFQNANQAYLAASPKLTQVGDGWATFQPSIDLMNAYENGDLRRYRTIMEPGSFYPELVTAEGGYTVPDDGMTSTLAGFRKYVVGSPDEGNVCFMSTEVNTNILRYADILLIHAESILGTSTSTTDQEALDAFNAVRKRAGLDAKTEITSSDIFNERRIEFVVEGDYWFDLVRRDRTEAIEILSNQERGVYQDRNINTIASKKVTPSQADFLLPIPSAETAKNPLLLEEPVAFDFNN; this comes from the coding sequence ATGAAACTAAATAAAATAATACTATTATTCACCTTATTGTTTGCAATATCTTGTTCACAAGATTTTGTAGAGCAATCACCTGAAGACGCAATAACTGTTGATAATTTTTTTAATACAGATCAGCAAGTTTTAAGCTCTGGAAGCCCTTTATACGGTTATCCTTGGTTTTACTTTAACGAAAAATTTTTAATTACAATAGGAGACTTATATGCAGGAAATGCAATTGGTAGCTACTCTGATTTAGCACAATTTGAAAATTTTACCGTAAACGGATCTAATCAATTTTCTAATGAAGGTTGGGATTCTTTATACAACGTAATTGCAAATGCAAATGTGTTAATACATAATTTAGAAACAAAAGTTGGCAGTAACGTCTCTCAAGAAGTTATCAATAAGGTAATGGGAGAAGCGTATTTTATGAGAGCAACTGCCTATTTCTATTTGGCAAGAATCTGGGGGCCTGTGCCTATTATTTATTCTGTAGATCAAATTAATTCAAAAGAGCCTATCTACAAAAACAAAACAGAAGATATCTATACCTTTTTAATTAAAGATTATGAAAAAGCAAATAGCCTATTACCTACAACTTGGGATGCTAATAATGCAGGTCGTGTAACAAAATCTGCCTGTGATGGTATGTTAGCTAAAGTATATATTACTATGGGAGACTATGCCAAAGCTAATAATTACTCTACCAAAGTTATAAACAGTGGTTTGTATAATTTACTACCAAATTATCAAGATTTATTTAACCCAGTTTTTAACAATAATGCAGAATCTATTTTTGCTTTACAATGGGTAGCTTGTGGAGATTGGGGATTCCAAAATGCAAATCAAGCTTATTTAGCAGCTTCTCCAAAATTAACTCAAGTTGGTGATGGTTGGGCTACATTTCAACCAAGTATAGATTTAATGAATGCTTATGAAAATGGAGATCTAAGACGTTATAGAACCATTATGGAACCAGGAAGCTTTTATCCAGAATTGGTTACCGCAGAAGGCGGTTATACAGTACCAGATGATGGTATGACAAGTACACTTGCCGGTTTTAGAAAATACGTAGTAGGATCGCCAGATGAAGGTAATGTTTGCTTTATGTCTACAGAAGTTAACACCAATATTTTACGTTACGCAGACATTCTACTTATACATGCAGAAAGTATATTAGGTACAAGTACTTCTACCACAGATCAAGAAGCATTAGATGCTTTTAATGCGGTTAGAAAAAGAGCTGGTTTAGATGCTAAAACAGAAATAACTTCATCTGATATTTTTAATGAAAGAAGAATAGAGTTTGTTGTAGAGGGAGATTATTGGTTCGATTTGGTAAGAAGAGACAGAACAGAAGCTATCGAAATTCTTTCTAATCAAGAAAGAGGAGTATATCAAGACAGAAACATAAACACTATTGCTTCTAAAAAAGTAACCCCTTCTCAAGCCGATTTTTTATTACCAATACCAAGTGCAGAAACAGCTAAAAATCCACTTTTATTAGAAGAACCCG